From the Desulfovibrio sp. JY genome, one window contains:
- a CDS encoding 2-oxoacid:acceptor oxidoreductase subunit alpha — MSSNVRFVQGNEACVEGALYAGLDFFAGYPITPSTEIAELLAGKLPKRGGKFIQMEDEIASLCAIIAASQAGKKGMTATSGPGFSLMQEALGYAVMAEIPCVITSVMRGGPSTGVPTHVSQSDVNQARWGTHGDHSIICLTASNHQDVFAMTVEAFNMSETYRTPVILLFDEIVGHMREKLRLPEPGEVPLVERLRTSVKEGVNYHPYLPREDGRLPMSDFGGVHRYNVTGLFHDMWGFPTDNPKIVRELTRHLTDKIETNAEAICRYKSFFLEDAKHVFISYGSAARTVRQVVEERRLMGEKYGMLELQTLWPFPYAAVREACAQADSIVVVEMNLGQVVDQVKLAVDNKDRVFLINRFDSVFIKPENIIDLMRLIQGKGV; from the coding sequence ATGAGCTCGAACGTCAGATTCGTCCAAGGCAACGAGGCCTGCGTGGAAGGCGCCTTGTACGCCGGATTGGACTTCTTTGCCGGCTACCCTATCACCCCGTCCACGGAAATAGCCGAACTGCTTGCGGGAAAACTCCCCAAGCGTGGCGGGAAATTCATCCAGATGGAGGATGAGATCGCCTCGCTATGCGCCATCATCGCCGCTTCCCAGGCCGGGAAAAAAGGCATGACCGCGACCTCCGGGCCGGGCTTTTCCCTCATGCAGGAGGCCCTGGGCTACGCCGTGATGGCCGAGATACCCTGCGTGATCACCAGCGTGATGCGCGGCGGCCCCTCGACCGGGGTGCCCACCCACGTCAGCCAGAGCGACGTAAACCAGGCCCGTTGGGGGACCCACGGCGATCACTCGATCATTTGCCTGACCGCCTCCAACCACCAGGACGTGTTCGCCATGACCGTGGAGGCGTTTAACATGTCCGAGACCTACCGCACGCCGGTCATTTTGCTGTTCGACGAAATCGTGGGGCACATGCGGGAGAAGCTCCGCCTGCCCGAGCCCGGGGAAGTCCCCCTGGTCGAACGCCTGCGCACCTCGGTCAAGGAAGGCGTCAACTACCATCCCTACCTGCCCCGGGAGGACGGCCGCCTGCCCATGTCCGACTTCGGCGGCGTCCATCGCTACAACGTCACCGGCCTTTTCCACGACATGTGGGGATTTCCCACCGACAACCCCAAGATCGTTCGCGAACTCACCCGGCACCTGACGGACAAGATCGAGACCAACGCCGAAGCCATCTGCCGCTACAAGTCGTTTTTCCTGGAGGACGCCAAACACGTCTTCATCTCCTACGGCTCCGCGGCCCGCACGGTGCGCCAGGTGGTGGAGGAACGCCGCCTGATGGGCGAGAAGTACGGCATGCTGGAACTCCAGACCCTGTGGCCCTTTCCGTATGCCGCCGTCAGGGAGGCCTGCGCCCAGGCGGACTCCATCGTGGTGGTGGAGATGAACCTGGGCCAGGTCGTGGACCAGGTCAAGCTGGCCGTGGACAACAAGGACCGGGTCTTCCTCATCAACCGCTTCGACAGCGTGTTCATCAAGCCCGAGAACATCATAGACCTTATGCGCCTCATTCAGGGCAAAGGGGTTTGA
- a CDS encoding 2-oxoacid:ferredoxin oxidoreductase subunit beta: MAIKDYIRERFLPHIWCPGCGHGIVLNGLLHAVDSLGMKKNDMVMVSGIGCSSRISGYVDFHTLHTLHGRALAFATGIKLCRPELNVIVPMGDGDALAIGGNHFIHAARRNINITALVMNNRIYGMTGGQYSPLTGPGRLATTAPLGTVDQMFDVPALAAAAGATFVARTTTFHVKELAKIIAKAITHKGFSVVEILSQCPTYYGRKNKEGDAVAMMLRYKEATTPVGSKAKQENPQLLERGVFVDRQAPEYCEEYDKTIQRAQARA; encoded by the coding sequence ATGGCCATCAAGGATTATATCCGCGAGCGGTTTCTTCCGCATATCTGGTGTCCCGGCTGCGGCCACGGCATCGTGCTCAACGGCCTGTTGCACGCCGTGGACAGCCTGGGCATGAAAAAAAACGACATGGTCATGGTTTCCGGCATTGGCTGTTCCTCGCGCATCTCCGGCTACGTGGATTTCCACACCTTGCACACGCTGCATGGCCGGGCCCTGGCCTTCGCCACCGGCATCAAGCTGTGCCGGCCGGAACTCAACGTCATCGTGCCCATGGGGGACGGCGACGCCCTGGCCATCGGCGGCAACCACTTCATCCACGCCGCCCGGCGCAACATCAACATCACGGCCCTGGTCATGAACAACCGCATCTACGGCATGACCGGAGGCCAGTATTCCCCGCTCACCGGGCCGGGACGGCTGGCCACCACCGCCCCGCTGGGCACCGTCGACCAGATGTTCGACGTGCCCGCCCTGGCCGCCGCCGCCGGCGCCACCTTCGTGGCCCGCACGACCACCTTCCACGTCAAGGAGCTGGCGAAAATCATCGCCAAGGCCATCACCCACAAGGGCTTCTCCGTCGTCGAGATACTAAGCCAGTGCCCCACGTATTACGGCCGCAAGAACAAGGAAGGCGACGCGGTGGCCATGATGCTGCGGTACAAGGAGGCCACCACGCCCGTCGGCTCGAAAGCCAAGCAGGAAAACCCGCAGCTTCTCGAGCGCGGCGTGTTCGTGGACAGGCAGGCGCCCGAGTACTGCGAGGAGTACGACAAGACCATCCAGCGGGCCCAGGCCAGGGCGTAA
- a CDS encoding acyl-CoA thioesterase → MRKAERRSEHEGQHLSREDELAQSGREACEEGQKDVIMPVRMMPQDANPAGNVHGGVILRHIDMAGAIAAMRHCRNTVVTSSIERMEFLGTGRVGEVMSFKASVNMAVESSMEVGVRVESENLFTGEIRHTASAYLTFHALDDDRQSLSAPPLFPQTPLEHRRHAEARQRRELRHLERQRERAAQVRS, encoded by the coding sequence ATGCGCAAAGCCGAGCGGCGGTCGGAGCATGAAGGCCAACACCTGTCCCGCGAGGACGAATTGGCCCAGTCGGGGCGGGAAGCGTGCGAAGAGGGCCAAAAAGACGTGATCATGCCCGTGCGCATGATGCCGCAAGACGCCAACCCGGCCGGAAATGTCCATGGCGGCGTGATCCTGCGGCACATCGACATGGCGGGAGCCATCGCGGCCATGCGCCATTGCCGGAACACGGTCGTGACGTCCTCCATCGAGCGCATGGAATTTCTGGGCACCGGCAGAGTGGGCGAGGTGATGTCCTTCAAGGCCAGCGTCAACATGGCCGTCGAATCCAGCATGGAAGTCGGCGTCCGGGTGGAGTCCGAAAACCTCTTTACCGGCGAGATACGCCATACCGCATCCGCCTACCTCACTTTCCACGCCTTGGATGACGACCGCCAGTCATTGTCGGCGCCCCCCCTGTTCCCCCAAACGCCGTTGGAGCATCGCCGGCACGCCGAGGCTCGACAGCGTCGGGAACTCCGGCACCTCGAACGCCAGCGCGAGCGGGCCGCCCAGGTCCGATCCTGA
- a CDS encoding HpcH/HpaI aldolase/citrate lyase family protein — protein sequence MKPNSHRMRRRSTLYVPGNNPAMLQVACVYCSDGLLFDLEDAVALKQKDAARILVREMLGALAFKGSEIAVRVNHLDTPFGLVDLETMVPLQPNALRVPKIESAADIMRVIAEVERIENKYNLPHDRLKIHPMVETALGVENAFAIASAHPRVDAISIGGQDLTADMQVIKSKDGTEIDYARRRLVMAAKAARIDCLDTVYSDVEDEEGCRAETEYIKKLGFTGKAAIHPRQIRIIHEVFTPTEKEVRKAERIVREFLRNQKLGIGVFAVDGKMVDAPVVARAQYVLDLAGIAIDE from the coding sequence ATGAAGCCGAATAGCCACAGGATGCGCCGGCGTTCCACGCTTTACGTCCCTGGCAACAATCCGGCCATGCTCCAGGTCGCCTGCGTCTATTGTTCCGACGGCTTGCTGTTCGACCTGGAGGACGCGGTGGCGCTCAAGCAAAAGGACGCCGCTCGCATCCTGGTGCGCGAGATGCTTGGCGCCCTCGCATTCAAGGGCAGCGAGATCGCCGTGCGCGTCAACCACCTGGACACGCCCTTCGGCCTGGTCGACCTGGAAACCATGGTGCCCCTACAGCCCAATGCCCTGCGGGTCCCGAAAATCGAGTCCGCCGCGGATATCATGCGCGTCATCGCCGAAGTGGAACGCATCGAAAACAAGTACAACCTTCCCCACGACAGGTTGAAAATCCATCCCATGGTGGAAACGGCCCTGGGCGTGGAGAACGCCTTCGCCATCGCCAGCGCCCACCCGCGCGTGGACGCCATCTCCATCGGCGGGCAAGACCTGACCGCCGACATGCAGGTGATAAAAAGCAAGGACGGCACCGAGATCGACTATGCCCGCCGCCGCCTGGTCATGGCGGCCAAGGCCGCCCGCATCGACTGCCTGGATACCGTCTACAGCGATGTCGAGGACGAGGAAGGATGCCGGGCCGAAACCGAATATATCAAGAAGCTGGGCTTTACCGGCAAGGCGGCGATTCACCCGCGGCAGATCAGGATCATACACGAGGTCTTCACCCCGACGGAAAAGGAGGTCCGCAAGGCGGAACGGATCGTCCGGGAATTCCTCCGCAACCAGAAGCTCGGGATCGGCGTTTTCGCCGTGGACGGGAAAATGGTGGACGCTCCGGTGGTGGCCCGCGCGCAATACGTGCTGGACCTCGCCGGCATCGCCATCGACGAGTAG
- the citD gene encoding citrate lyase acyl carrier protein, translated as MNPTRRASAGTLESSDLLVLVQPAEKGGGRRIDLESVVILQFGESIRTEIGRLLDQYGITDVIMTVRDKGALAPTISARVETAIRRAVGIEEGTAYEAE; from the coding sequence ATGAATCCAACACGTCGCGCATCGGCCGGCACACTCGAATCAAGTGATCTGCTGGTCCTCGTCCAACCAGCGGAGAAAGGCGGCGGGCGTCGGATCGATCTCGAATCGGTGGTCATCTTGCAGTTCGGCGAGAGCATACGGACCGAAATCGGCCGGCTGCTCGACCAATACGGCATCACGGACGTGATCATGACCGTCAGGGACAAGGGTGCCTTGGCCCCGACCATATCGGCTCGGGTTGAGACCGCCATTCGCCGGGCTGTCGGCATCGAGGAGGGGACGGCGTATGAAGCCGAATAG
- a CDS encoding PrpF protein codes for MQRRIPAVVMRGGTSKGVFFHETHLPRDQGLRDRLINRIFGSPDPNQIDGLGGAASVTSKTAIIAPASDPRYDVAYTFGQVSIDRPLVDYKANCGNISAAVGPFAVDEGLVPAIEPVTKVRIHQKNTDKLIIAEVPVKNGRFACEGSYAISGVPGTGSRIVLHFHDPGGAVTGRLLPTGNPRDVLAVPGLGEIEISVVDAANPVVFVRAERLGLNPGDARSLREPSVRAMLEAVRARAAVLLGLAASPEEASQRVQTVPKIAVVAPPVDSLTLSGNALPRDRIDLTARIMTMGALHNAYAVSGAICTAGAARIEGTVVHESVAAETIGPLRIGHPSGVFEVEATVVKKDGQDHYVKATVGRTARRLMHGYAEVPGSLWPNG; via the coding sequence ATGCAACGACGAATCCCAGCTGTCGTCATGCGCGGCGGCACCAGCAAGGGCGTTTTCTTCCATGAAACCCATCTGCCCCGGGACCAGGGCCTTCGGGACCGGCTGATCAATCGCATATTCGGAAGCCCCGACCCCAACCAGATCGACGGTCTCGGCGGAGCGGCTTCCGTCACCTCCAAAACGGCCATCATCGCTCCCGCCTCGGACCCGCGCTACGACGTGGCCTACACCTTTGGCCAAGTCTCCATCGACCGCCCCCTCGTCGACTACAAAGCCAACTGCGGCAATATCTCCGCCGCCGTCGGTCCGTTCGCCGTGGACGAGGGCCTCGTGCCCGCCATCGAGCCGGTGACCAAGGTGCGCATCCACCAAAAGAACACGGACAAGCTCATCATCGCCGAGGTTCCGGTCAAAAACGGCCGATTCGCCTGCGAAGGATCCTACGCCATCTCCGGCGTCCCCGGGACCGGGTCCAGGATCGTCCTGCATTTCCATGACCCGGGCGGCGCAGTCACCGGCCGCCTGCTGCCCACCGGCAACCCTCGCGACGTCCTTGCAGTGCCGGGACTGGGCGAGATCGAAATCAGCGTGGTGGACGCGGCCAACCCCGTCGTCTTCGTCCGAGCGGAGAGGCTCGGCCTGAACCCGGGGGACGCCCGGTCGCTGCGAGAGCCTTCCGTCCGGGCCATGCTTGAAGCTGTCCGGGCCCGGGCGGCGGTGCTGCTTGGCCTCGCGGCATCACCCGAGGAGGCCTCCCAACGCGTCCAGACCGTGCCCAAGATCGCCGTCGTCGCGCCCCCCGTGGACTCTCTGACATTGTCGGGAAACGCCCTGCCCCGGGACCGGATCGACCTCACGGCCCGGATCATGACCATGGGCGCCCTGCACAATGCCTACGCCGTAAGCGGTGCCATCTGCACGGCCGGAGCGGCCCGCATCGAAGGGACGGTGGTGCACGAATCGGTTGCGGCTGAAACGATAGGGCCGTTGCGCATCGGCCATCCGAGCGGAGTGTTCGAGGTCGAGGCAACAGTTGTGAAGAAAGACGGCCAGGACCATTACGTCAAGGCCACGGTGGGGCGCACCGCCCGGCGGCTCATGCACGGGTACGCCGAAGTGCCGGGATCCCTATGGCCGAACGGATGA
- a CDS encoding [citrate (pro-3S)-lyase] ligase, producing MVFEDYLFKMATVDLSWDWDVARVRAFLAAQGFDYDPARGDRTMVVETHDGRICATASLSGDVLMYVAASPQCRNTESVSRLVAHLQEIVFASGKATAFVFTRPGNRRIFESLGYAEIATAEPLITLLEFGYRTIRDFQRELASRAIPTCGAEPVAAIVMNANPFTKGHRHLVEEAASDNHAAYVFVVQEDCSAFPFAARFDLARCGLADLDNVAVLPGGRYMVSTATFPAYFLKAEDPGLIARKQAELDATVFARWIAPALGVSRRYVGDEPFSPTTAVYNEAMRSVLAEHGMALAAIPRLRLEGSDQAVSASWVRRQIALGAIESAFEAVPAVTREYLSSAAASPFIARLRESREQGGSSLPQAPHAR from the coding sequence GTGGTCTTTGAGGATTATCTCTTCAAAATGGCCACCGTGGATCTCTCCTGGGACTGGGACGTCGCCAGGGTGCGCGCATTCCTGGCCGCCCAGGGCTTCGACTACGACCCCGCCAGGGGCGACCGCACCATGGTCGTGGAGACTCATGACGGCCGTATCTGCGCCACGGCCTCGCTGTCGGGCGATGTGCTCATGTACGTTGCCGCGTCGCCGCAATGTCGCAACACGGAAAGTGTCTCCCGGTTGGTGGCCCATTTGCAGGAAATCGTTTTTGCCTCGGGCAAGGCCACCGCGTTCGTTTTCACCCGGCCGGGAAACAGGCGCATCTTCGAGTCCCTAGGCTACGCCGAAATCGCCACGGCCGAGCCGCTCATCACGCTTCTGGAATTCGGCTACCGTACCATCAGGGATTTTCAGCGCGAACTCGCCTCGCGTGCCATACCCACATGCGGCGCGGAGCCGGTTGCGGCCATCGTCATGAATGCCAACCCCTTCACCAAGGGACATCGGCACCTGGTCGAAGAAGCCGCCTCGGACAACCATGCCGCCTACGTGTTCGTGGTGCAGGAGGACTGTTCCGCGTTCCCGTTCGCCGCGCGCTTCGATCTGGCGCGCTGTGGGCTGGCCGACCTGGACAACGTGGCCGTGCTTCCGGGCGGACGCTACATGGTCTCCACCGCCACTTTTCCCGCGTATTTCCTCAAAGCGGAAGATCCCGGCCTGATCGCCCGCAAGCAGGCGGAGTTGGACGCTACGGTCTTTGCCCGCTGGATCGCCCCGGCCTTGGGCGTCAGCCGCAGGTATGTCGGCGACGAGCCCTTCAGCCCGACAACGGCTGTCTACAATGAGGCCATGCGCAGCGTGCTGGCCGAGCACGGCATGGCTCTCGCCGCAATCCCCCGTCTGCGCCTTGAGGGGAGCGACCAGGCCGTCAGCGCGTCATGGGTGCGAAGACAGATCGCCCTGGGCGCGATCGAGAGCGCCTTCGAAGCGGTCCCGGCGGTCACCCGGGAGTACCTTTCATCCGCGGCCGCATCTCCGTTCATCGCCAGGCTCCGCGAAAGCAGAGAACAAGGGGGATCTTCCCTCCCCCAGGCGCCACATGCCCGGTAG
- a CDS encoding 4Fe-4S binding protein: MAEHESKKLLIDRMRCKGCGICVQLCPKKVLVLDAEDKATLMDFEHCIACGMCELYCPDLAIELVAQRQDDQAEEAVE; this comes from the coding sequence ATGGCTGAACACGAGTCCAAAAAACTGCTTATCGACCGAATGCGCTGCAAGGGCTGTGGGATCTGCGTCCAACTCTGCCCGAAAAAAGTCCTGGTGCTTGATGCCGAGGACAAGGCGACGCTGATGGATTTCGAGCACTGCATCGCCTGCGGCATGTGCGAATTATACTGCCCTGATCTTGCCATTGAACTCGTGGCGCAGAGGCAGGACGACCAGGCAGAAGAGGCCGTAGAGTAA
- a CDS encoding 2-oxoacid:acceptor oxidoreductase family protein, translating to METKRLVFSGSGGQGVITAAIILAEAAALFEGLEAVQSQSYGPEARGGATRTDVIIANRPVFYPKVSTPGILVCLTQEAYNKYGCTLRPGGMLLTDSRYVTVRVSEDARHASLPMYKTVVEKLAQPVVFNICMLGTLLGLTHLVKPEAIMKSLETRLPQRLLDVNRQALEIGLELGESVTL from the coding sequence ATGGAAACAAAACGATTGGTCTTTTCCGGTTCCGGCGGCCAGGGAGTCATCACGGCCGCCATCATTCTGGCCGAAGCGGCCGCCCTGTTCGAGGGGCTCGAGGCGGTGCAGTCCCAAAGCTACGGCCCCGAAGCCCGGGGCGGCGCGACCAGGACGGACGTGATCATTGCCAACCGTCCCGTGTTCTACCCCAAAGTCAGTACACCGGGCATCCTGGTGTGCCTGACGCAGGAGGCATACAACAAATACGGCTGCACCCTGCGCCCCGGGGGAATGCTGCTCACCGACAGCCGTTACGTCACCGTCCGGGTCAGCGAGGACGCCCGGCACGCGTCGTTGCCCATGTACAAGACCGTTGTGGAGAAACTGGCCCAACCCGTGGTGTTCAACATCTGCATGCTTGGAACGCTTCTGGGGCTGACGCACCTCGTCAAGCCCGAAGCGATCATGAAATCCCTGGAAACCAGACTGCCGCAGCGCCTGCTGGACGTGAACCGGCAGGCCCTGGAGATCGGCCTGGAGCTCGGTGAAAGCGTGACCCTCTGA
- a CDS encoding hydratase, with protein sequence MITVETASYLVDGKLISEAEGKALGLPAPEEAKAGTMARRILLAHNHRDDTQRLALVFDALASHDITYVGIIQTARASGLEEFPVPYAMTNCHNTLCAVGGTINEDDHAFGLSAAKKYGGIFIPGHLAVIHQYVREMLAGCGSMILGSDSHTRYGALGCMGIGEGGGELAKQLLCRTYELRMPEVVAVRLEGKPRPGVGPHDVALALIREVFKDGLVKNKVLEFVGPGVESLSVEYRIGIDVMTTETTCLSSIWQTDDKVREFLAIHGREADYKPLAPAGTPYYDMAIRIDLSRIEPMIALPFHPSNAHTIASFHENAQDLLAEVEKTAAKILGKGKSPVRLRDKLRNGRLWVDQAVVAGCAGGMFENLARMATILKGQATGQDDFWLSLYPASQPQHLELIRNGMAATLMEAGAIIRSAFCGPCFGVGDVPAHTCLSIRHTTRNFANREGSRPADGQIAYVALMDARSIAATARNKGRLTAATELDDVPEESPVAYAFDQGIYKQRVYNGFGRPEPETRLFYGPNITDWPTMPPLPENLLLTVCAALRDPVTTTDELIPSGETSSLRSNPLRLSEFTLSRRDPEYVPRAKAVRELEEKRCQALAAARPDPEVERVLAKAGPGGRMDTTGLGSLLFAVKPGDGSAREQAASSQKVLGGWANIAGGYATKRYRSNMVNWGLLPFVVDDAASLDIENGDLVHIPGIRQALVSGQDSIACRLIRDDVSRPLTLRLPDMTGEERLTILSGCLINSYAQP encoded by the coding sequence ATGATCACCGTCGAGACGGCATCGTACCTTGTCGATGGCAAGCTCATTTCCGAAGCCGAGGGCAAGGCCCTGGGCCTGCCCGCTCCCGAGGAAGCCAAGGCCGGGACCATGGCCCGCCGCATCCTCTTGGCCCACAACCATCGCGACGACACGCAGCGGCTCGCGCTCGTCTTCGACGCCCTCGCCTCCCACGACATCACCTACGTCGGCATCATCCAGACGGCCCGGGCCAGCGGGCTTGAGGAATTCCCGGTGCCCTACGCGATGACCAACTGCCACAACACCCTGTGCGCCGTGGGCGGCACCATAAACGAGGACGACCACGCCTTCGGCCTCTCCGCCGCCAAGAAATACGGCGGCATCTTCATTCCGGGGCATCTGGCCGTCATCCACCAGTACGTGCGGGAAATGCTCGCCGGCTGCGGCTCCATGATCCTCGGTTCGGACAGCCATACCCGCTACGGCGCCTTGGGCTGCATGGGCATAGGCGAAGGCGGTGGGGAGCTGGCCAAGCAGCTTCTTTGCCGCACCTACGAGTTGCGGATGCCCGAAGTGGTGGCCGTGCGCCTGGAAGGCAAACCCCGCCCGGGCGTGGGGCCGCATGACGTGGCCCTGGCCCTGATCCGGGAGGTCTTCAAGGATGGCTTGGTCAAAAACAAGGTCCTCGAATTCGTCGGTCCGGGGGTGGAAAGCCTGAGTGTGGAGTACCGCATCGGCATCGACGTGATGACCACGGAAACGACCTGCCTGTCCTCGATCTGGCAGACGGACGACAAGGTGCGGGAGTTTCTGGCCATTCATGGCCGCGAGGCGGACTACAAGCCCCTGGCGCCTGCCGGGACGCCGTATTACGACATGGCGATACGGATCGACCTTTCCCGCATCGAACCCATGATCGCCTTGCCGTTCCATCCGAGCAACGCCCATACCATCGCCAGCTTCCATGAAAACGCGCAGGACCTGCTTGCCGAGGTGGAAAAGACGGCGGCCAAGATTCTGGGCAAGGGGAAGTCTCCGGTTCGCCTGCGCGACAAGCTCCGCAACGGCCGTCTGTGGGTGGACCAGGCCGTGGTCGCGGGGTGCGCGGGCGGCATGTTCGAAAACCTGGCCCGGATGGCGACGATCCTCAAGGGCCAGGCCACCGGCCAGGACGATTTCTGGCTTTCCCTGTACCCGGCCAGCCAGCCCCAGCATCTGGAACTGATCCGAAACGGCATGGCCGCCACGCTCATGGAGGCCGGGGCGATCATCCGGTCGGCCTTTTGCGGCCCATGTTTCGGCGTGGGGGATGTCCCGGCCCACACCTGCCTCTCCATCCGCCACACCACCCGCAATTTCGCCAACCGCGAAGGCTCGAGGCCGGCCGACGGACAGATCGCCTACGTGGCCCTCATGGATGCCCGTTCCATCGCCGCCACGGCCCGCAACAAGGGCAGATTGACCGCGGCCACCGAACTCGACGACGTGCCCGAGGAATCCCCGGTCGCCTACGCCTTTGACCAGGGCATCTACAAGCAGCGCGTCTACAACGGCTTTGGCAGGCCCGAACCGGAAACCCGCCTGTTTTACGGCCCCAACATCACGGACTGGCCGACCATGCCGCCCCTGCCCGAAAACCTGCTGCTGACCGTCTGCGCCGCCCTGCGCGACCCGGTCACCACCACCGACGAACTGATTCCCTCGGGCGAAACCTCGTCCTTGCGCTCCAACCCCTTGCGTCTGTCGGAATTCACGCTGAGTCGCCGGGATCCGGAATACGTGCCGCGGGCCAAGGCCGTGCGCGAGCTTGAGGAGAAGCGCTGCCAGGCCCTGGCGGCGGCCAGGCCCGACCCGGAGGTGGAGCGGGTGCTGGCCAAGGCCGGCCCCGGCGGCCGCATGGACACGACAGGCCTTGGCAGCCTGCTTTTCGCCGTCAAACCGGGGGACGGCTCCGCCCGGGAGCAGGCGGCGTCCTCCCAAAAGGTGTTGGGGGGCTGGGCCAATATCGCCGGCGGCTATGCGACAAAACGCTACCGCAGCAACATGGTGAACTGGGGCCTGCTTCCATTCGTCGTGGACGATGCCGCGTCCCTGGACATCGAAAATGGCGACCTGGTGCATATTCCGGGGATCAGGCAGGCCCTCGTTTCAGGGCAGGACAGCATCGCCTGCCGGCTCATCCGCGATGACGTCTCGAGGCCGTTGACCCTGCGTTTGCCCGACATGACCGGCGAAGAGCGCCTCACGATTCTTTCCGGCTGCCTGATCAATTCCTATGCCCAGCCTTAA
- a CDS encoding triphosphoribosyl-dephospho-CoA synthase, which translates to MSGRDGNTLSGDPLTQVLAAREGRAALRRSFASGRRVLVSLSFNVPGWPKSDLLMRAAFDKVVDELTRYLAAHRMQVDKRSVLVRTDATGDFFLCALTEETADPGEVKQVAERFEGEHPLGRLLDVDVADQTGAPVVSGKSKPCLLCPDRPAVLCMRERRHPPAALRDVLWRRARAYLDAQWRETVCRALAQGALRAMLYEVSHTPKPGLVDRSEESCHRDMDYFSFLDSSAALAGFHYALAAAGYDFQDEGGDLGTMLPRLRLIGLDMEKAMFEATGGVNTHKGLIFLMSLALFAAGAVLRRDGVFEQERFRDVLRGLCRGMVARELGKAALPEPAVRAGETHGEAVYRKWRGRFGGGARAEAEAGFPMVFETGLPALESVLSGRPLASCGRERLRAALDAALYALMAVSPDTNVLHRGGAEALLGMQARAAAVRDSRDAVQRRAALKELFAYVTGRSLSPGGSGDLLTITLFVHLAREAFGRGL; encoded by the coding sequence ATGAGCGGACGCGATGGCAACACCCTTTCCGGTGACCCGTTGACCCAGGTGCTCGCCGCGCGCGAGGGAAGGGCGGCCCTGAGACGCTCCTTCGCTTCGGGCCGCAGGGTGCTGGTCAGTCTCTCCTTCAATGTGCCGGGATGGCCCAAAAGTGATCTGCTCATGCGCGCGGCCTTCGACAAGGTCGTGGATGAACTCACGCGGTATCTGGCCGCCCACCGGATGCAGGTCGACAAGAGGAGCGTCCTCGTCCGGACGGACGCGACTGGCGACTTCTTCCTGTGCGCGCTGACGGAAGAAACAGCCGATCCAGGGGAGGTCAAACAGGTCGCGGAACGCTTCGAAGGCGAGCATCCCCTCGGACGCCTCCTCGACGTGGATGTCGCCGATCAGACCGGCGCGCCGGTCGTTTCCGGAAAGAGCAAGCCCTGCCTGTTGTGCCCGGATCGTCCGGCGGTGCTGTGCATGCGCGAGCGGCGCCACCCTCCGGCCGCATTGCGCGATGTGCTTTGGCGGCGGGCGCGCGCCTATCTGGACGCGCAATGGCGCGAAACCGTCTGCCGCGCTCTCGCGCAAGGCGCGCTGCGCGCCATGCTTTACGAGGTCTCCCACACCCCCAAGCCCGGGTTGGTGGACCGTTCCGAGGAAAGCTGCCACCGGGACATGGATTACTTTTCCTTCCTGGATTCCTCGGCCGCCCTGGCCGGCTTCCATTACGCCCTGGCCGCGGCCGGATACGACTTCCAAGACGAAGGCGGCGATCTTGGAACCATGCTCCCCCGTTTGCGTCTGATCGGGCTGGACATGGAAAAGGCGATGTTCGAGGCCACCGGCGGCGTGAACACCCACAAGGGGCTCATCTTCCTCATGAGCCTGGCTCTTTTTGCGGCGGGAGCGGTCTTGCGGCGGGACGGCGTATTCGAACAAGAGCGGTTCCGCGACGTCTTAAGGGGCCTGTGCCGGGGCATGGTGGCGCGGGAGCTCGGCAAGGCAGCTTTGCCGGAACCCGCTGTCCGGGCTGGCGAAACGCATGGGGAGGCCGTTTACCGGAAATGGCGCGGCAGATTCGGCGGGGGAGCGCGGGCCGAGGCCGAAGCGGGGTTCCCCATGGTGTTCGAGACGGGCCTGCCAGCGTTGGAATCCGTCCTTTCGGGCCGCCCCCTCGCCTCCTGCGGCCGAGAGAGGCTGCGCGCCGCGTTGGACGCGGCGCTTTACGCCCTCATGGCGGTAAGCCCGGACACCAATGTGCTCCACCGGGGCGGGGCGGAGGCGCTTTTGGGCATGCAGGCCAGGGCCGCGGCCGTCAGGGACTCCCGGGACGCTGTGCAGCGTCGGGCAGCCTTGAAGGAACTGTTCGCCTACGTCACGGGAAGGAGCCTTTCCCCCGGGGGATCGGGCGACCTGCTGACCATTACGCTTTTCGTCCACCTGGCCAGGGAGGCTTTCGGCCGTGGTCTTTGA